One genomic window of Hyperolius riggenbachi isolate aHypRig1 chromosome 7, aHypRig1.pri, whole genome shotgun sequence includes the following:
- the DUSP14 gene encoding dual specificity protein phosphatase 14 isoform X4, which translates to MPLQLPAMNFRSHRLLRRSPPPPSTISSKPTPVGGTSTSGLSSLSSIAQISPCLYLSSGNAAGSRQVIYARNVTCIVNATLEIPNSNWPDVDYIKVPVPDLPNAPLALYFDSVADRIHQNGKRNGRTLVHCVAGVSRSATLCIAYLMKYHRLSLLDAHQWVKTRRPVVRPNAGFWQQLIQYEKKLFGKNTVRLVPSPLGLIPDIYERETRNLIPVWGFR; encoded by the coding sequence ATGCCCCTGCAGTTGCCCGCCATGAATTTCCGCAGTCACCGGCTGCTTCGCCGATCTCCGCCGCCTCCTTCGACCATCTCCAGTAAGCCCACACCTGTGGGAGGGACTTCCACCAGCGGGCTGTCCAGCTTGAGCAGCATAGCCCAGATCAGCCCTTGCCTATACCTATCCAGCGGCAACGCTGCAGGCAGCCGGCAGGTCATCTACGCCCGCAACGTCACCTGCATAGTCAACGCTACTCTGGAGATCCCCAATTCCAACTGGCCAGACGTAGACTACATCAAAGTCCCGGTGCCTGATCTACCAAACGCTCCGCTGGCCCTCTACTTCGACTCCGTGGCAGACAGGATTCACCAAAACGGCAAGAGGAATGGCAGGACTCTGGTCCATTGTGTGGCGGGTGTGAGCCGTTCAGCCACTCTATGCATTGCTTACCTAATGAAGTACCACCGCCTGTCCCTTCTAGACGCCCACCAGTGGGTTAAAACCAGGAGGCCGGTGGTGCGTCCGAACGCTGGCTTTTGGCAGCAGCTCATCCAATACGAGAAGAAGTTGTTCGGCAAGAACACTGTACGATTGGTGCCCTCTCCACTAGGACTCATCCCAGATATCTACGAGAGAGAAACTCGTAATCTTATCCCCGTGTGGGGCTTCAGATAA
- the DUSP14 gene encoding dual specificity protein phosphatase 14 isoform X3 — MNIYSKPSDKGRGAAEAATLYPATLPRHDSTLQRLRKVSDRQYGRRDAGSSDTFELFGFPSIEELVYMPLQLPAMNFRSHRLLRRSPPPPSTISSKPTPVGGTSTSGLSSLSSIAQISPCLYLSSGNAAGSRQVIYARNVTCIVNATLEIPNSNWPDVDYIKVPVPDLPNAPLALYFDSVADRIHQNGKRNGRTLVHCVAGVSRSATLCIAYLMKYHRLSLLDAHQWVKTRRPVVRPNAGFWQQLIQYEKKLFGKNTVRLVPSPLGLIPDIYERETRNLIPVWGFR; from the exons ATGAATATCTATAGCA AGCCTTCAGAtaaaggcagaggagcagcagaggcagccacTCTCTATCCAGCCACGCTCCCAAGACATGACAGCACGCTGCAAAG GTTGCGGAAAGTGAGTGATAGGCAATACGGGAGAAGAGACGCTGGATCCTCGGATACTTTTGAACTCTTCGGTTTCCCATCTATTGAAGAGCTAGTCTATATGCCCCTGCAGTTGCCCGCCATGAATTTCCGCAGTCACCGGCTGCTTCGCCGATCTCCGCCGCCTCCTTCGACCATCTCCAGTAAGCCCACACCTGTGGGAGGGACTTCCACCAGCGGGCTGTCCAGCTTGAGCAGCATAGCCCAGATCAGCCCTTGCCTATACCTATCCAGCGGCAACGCTGCAGGCAGCCGGCAGGTCATCTACGCCCGCAACGTCACCTGCATAGTCAACGCTACTCTGGAGATCCCCAATTCCAACTGGCCAGACGTAGACTACATCAAAGTCCCGGTGCCTGATCTACCAAACGCTCCGCTGGCCCTCTACTTCGACTCCGTGGCAGACAGGATTCACCAAAACGGCAAGAGGAATGGCAGGACTCTGGTCCATTGTGTGGCGGGTGTGAGCCGTTCAGCCACTCTATGCATTGCTTACCTAATGAAGTACCACCGCCTGTCCCTTCTAGACGCCCACCAGTGGGTTAAAACCAGGAGGCCGGTGGTGCGTCCGAACGCTGGCTTTTGGCAGCAGCTCATCCAATACGAGAAGAAGTTGTTCGGCAAGAACACTGTACGATTGGTGCCCTCTCCACTAGGACTCATCCCAGATATCTACGAGAGAGAAACTCGTAATCTTATCCCCGTGTGGGGCTTCAGATAA
- the DUSP14 gene encoding dual specificity protein phosphatase 14 isoform X1 has protein sequence MSGPALAARRVRRESGARLAEPSDKGRGAAEAATLYPATLPRHDSTLQRLRKVSDRQYGRRDAGSSDTFELFGFPSIEELVYMPLQLPAMNFRSHRLLRRSPPPPSTISSKPTPVGGTSTSGLSSLSSIAQISPCLYLSSGNAAGSRQVIYARNVTCIVNATLEIPNSNWPDVDYIKVPVPDLPNAPLALYFDSVADRIHQNGKRNGRTLVHCVAGVSRSATLCIAYLMKYHRLSLLDAHQWVKTRRPVVRPNAGFWQQLIQYEKKLFGKNTVRLVPSPLGLIPDIYERETRNLIPVWGFR, from the exons AGCCTTCAGAtaaaggcagaggagcagcagaggcagccacTCTCTATCCAGCCACGCTCCCAAGACATGACAGCACGCTGCAAAG GTTGCGGAAAGTGAGTGATAGGCAATACGGGAGAAGAGACGCTGGATCCTCGGATACTTTTGAACTCTTCGGTTTCCCATCTATTGAAGAGCTAGTCTATATGCCCCTGCAGTTGCCCGCCATGAATTTCCGCAGTCACCGGCTGCTTCGCCGATCTCCGCCGCCTCCTTCGACCATCTCCAGTAAGCCCACACCTGTGGGAGGGACTTCCACCAGCGGGCTGTCCAGCTTGAGCAGCATAGCCCAGATCAGCCCTTGCCTATACCTATCCAGCGGCAACGCTGCAGGCAGCCGGCAGGTCATCTACGCCCGCAACGTCACCTGCATAGTCAACGCTACTCTGGAGATCCCCAATTCCAACTGGCCAGACGTAGACTACATCAAAGTCCCGGTGCCTGATCTACCAAACGCTCCGCTGGCCCTCTACTTCGACTCCGTGGCAGACAGGATTCACCAAAACGGCAAGAGGAATGGCAGGACTCTGGTCCATTGTGTGGCGGGTGTGAGCCGTTCAGCCACTCTATGCATTGCTTACCTAATGAAGTACCACCGCCTGTCCCTTCTAGACGCCCACCAGTGGGTTAAAACCAGGAGGCCGGTGGTGCGTCCGAACGCTGGCTTTTGGCAGCAGCTCATCCAATACGAGAAGAAGTTGTTCGGCAAGAACACTGTACGATTGGTGCCCTCTCCACTAGGACTCATCCCAGATATCTACGAGAGAGAAACTCGTAATCTTATCCCCGTGTGGGGCTTCAGATAA